A stretch of DNA from Gouania willdenowi unplaced genomic scaffold, fGouWil2.1 scaffold_327_arrow_ctg1, whole genome shotgun sequence:
GAacgcatcatgtcactaaaatCTCACTCGTCATTgtgtgaaacttggcagcctgtgaatactggtggatttatttaataaatatcattctggatgataaaacctccatggaggttcagagagggatttgaAAGTGAAGGAGCCACTGGGAGAATGTAGAAAGTTCTTCTGATCTAGACCTCATCATTTCCTCgtctccacagacaacagacagaataaagctcagtcaGCATTAGACGATGTGATGTAAACTTTCACTgtcatttattgaagtgtatataatgattatttaatattctgtaaaccttgagtttttttctttctttttcatttctagatgtttctcattgtttcaatgaatgacagattttaagaaggtagacatgagatttttcaaggacagattgtaatAAGACATGATAAAGGGGAGTGACTTCAGTCTTCAAatatttgttataaagagatacatttagttttaaaccttatggacaataacaacttatttatttactatattatattttgccgttacaaagTAGATTCACGAAAACATTGAGTACTTTGTGTATGTTGAGGTCAGTCCAAATGTCCtctttttaaaagtcaaaatatgcTAACTGCTCCAGTTCTCTCTCAGGATGGACTTTCAGgacttctgttacttcttcacaGACGTGGTGGTTTGTCGCCTGGTGGAAAAAACTCAGCTGTGGCTGCGCCGTCACTGGAAAGAAACCCAGTGCTTTGGAGAGTGGACTCCAGCTCCCAGAGACCCTGGAGCAGCTCCAGGGGCCACCCGTCACATGACCTGTGCACTCAGTGtggataataaaaacaaaccaacacctGTGGGGACACAGTGGCGAGGGAACAGGAAGGAAGCTCGCCTCGGAGAGAGTCAACTGGGAGGAGCTAAACTGGTTAAAACTTACAAATTAGAGCagccaaaacagacagaaaaagtggtaaaaaggtttcaaagtgtcaatattggaacaattggtttaaactggcaaatgatgggcatgacaaatcatgaatgtggttaaattgaagaaaaaaaaaatgagcatgaaatatggtgaaaagaggttaaaagtgacaataatgggtcaacatatgcaacattaggtggtaaaaatgatggaaagagtttataagtgctgaaaacgtcttgaaagtggaaaaaatgtacagaaaagacattgaaatttgatgaagaagtgtcagaaatgggagcaatgtagcaaaaatgcattaaaaggagcaaaactatggcaagaaaaagtgatgaaaacgagttaaaatatggcaagtttggtgtagttgcagaaaaaaatggtaaaatataagcaaaaatgggctcaaattgttcagaaaatattctggcGACCACTTCCCAGTGTCtcggttgagaacccctggtatcTCAAgggtttttctgtcttttttttaagttggtaCATTTAGCACCTCCTGTGGTTCTAATCAGGAACTGCTGCACTAAGGAGACTTGGTAAGTTTAACTCTCAAATACGGTGCTTTTTTGATTCCACTCTGCATTGTCTGCTCTTTCTTTATATTTGTCACTTTGCTCTGACGTCTTCAGGATGTGCTTCTCACACAGGAAGTTCTCCAGCCTCTGGTCCTGGTGATGGAAGTACCAGTCCTCCACTACGTCCTCGTACTGCTCCAGCATGGTctcacactgaacaca
This window harbors:
- the LOC114459544 gene encoding protein canopy 4-like, with protein sequence MPYELWDQPSAEVTDMKKQCETMLEQYEDVVEDWYFHHQDQRLENFLCEKHILKTSEQSDKYKERADNAEWNQKSTVFES